One Chaetodon auriga isolate fChaAug3 chromosome 14, fChaAug3.hap1, whole genome shotgun sequence genomic window carries:
- the bub1bb gene encoding mitotic checkpoint serine/threonine-protein kinase BUB1 beta — MAEGGDVEWELSKENIQPLRRGRAISALHQALSQQQDGLTSAINQQRQAFESELRMYEGDDPLDVWDRYIKWTEQTFPQGGKESNLATLLERVATRFTEEKKYHSDPRYVELWIKFADNCPEPLDIYRYMQAQEIGVTQASFYIAWSEEYENQGNCRKADLVYQEGFKKCAEPHDKLLQFHKALQARVSRQVLMNVDQDNSDDEPKQPERVSLADLKPRGKKKAIAPINRSGTAIRNISGGLQSRGAPVLGNVSNSRMVIFDENKIQSADLSEPKLESWVAPPTARAKENEMKPERWCDVKMPQKTKFGHTVMAPPPPKPTFQPFVEESDQPPTMTPCKINPAVNTVLSSRKPCREETPLKRLQEHHQQQKEAESGKRQEQSMYCKELLLSGATEFCFEELRAERCFKKMAQESQEVRGQKDPASASASN; from the exons ATGGCCGAAGGAGGAGATGTGGAATGGGAGCTaagcaaagaaaacatccaGCCGCTGAGGCGAGGCAGAGCCATATCAGCCTTACATCAGGCACTCAGTCAACAACAGGATGGACTCACCTCTGCCATCAACCAGCAGAGACA ggCCTTTGAGTCTGAGCTGCGGATGTACGAGGGAGATGACCCACTTGATGTTTGGGATCG GTACATTAAGTGGACAGAGCAAACCTTCCCtcagggaggaaaggagagcaATCTTGCCACACTGCTGGAACGAGTCGCAACCAGattcacagaggaaaagaaatatCACAGCGACCCACGCTATGTTGAACTCTGGATCAAATTT GCAGACAACTGCCCCGAGCCCTTGGACATTTACAGGTACATGCAAGCACAGGAAATAGGAGTGACACAAGCATCCTTCTACATCGCTTGGTCAGAGGAATATGAGAACCAGGGCAACTGTCGCAAAGCAGACCTGGTCTACCAGGAAGGATTCAAGAAATGTGCCGAGCCGCATGATAAGCTCCTGCAGTTTCACAA GGCTTTGCAGGCACGTGTATCCCGACAGGTGTTGATGAACGTGGACCAGGACAATAGTGATGATGAGCCCAAACAACCTGAGAGGGTTTCACTAGCTGACCTCAAACCTAGAGGGAAGAAAAAGGCCATTGCCCCCATCAACAGGTCTGGGACTGCAATCAGAA ATATTTCTGGAGGCCTGCAGTCACGTGGTGCCCCAGTCCTCGGCAATGTTTCAAACAGTCGGATGGTGATCTTTGATGAGAACAAGATTCAGAGTGCTGACCTTTCGGAGCCTAAGTTAGAGTCATGGGTGGCCCCTCCCACCGCCAGAGCAAAGGAAAATGAGATGAAGCCTGAAAGATGGTGTGATGTCAAG ATGCCCCAGAAGACCAAATTTGGACATACTGTTATGGCCCCACCGCCCCCCAAACCCACCTTCCAACCATTTGTTGAAGAGTCAGACCAGCCTCCAACAAT GACTCCATGCAAGATCAACCCGGCAGTGAACACAGTTTTATCATCACGTAagccctgcagagaggagaccCCTCTGAAGAGACTACAGGAGCACCATCAGCAACAGAAGGAAGCAGAGTCAGGAAAACGTCAGGAGCAGAGCATGTACTGTaaggagctgctgctcagcgGCGCCACTGAGTTCTGCTTTGAGGAACTGCGAGCGGAACGCTGCTTCAAAAAGATGGCGCAGGAGTCACAGGAAGTCAGAGGCCAGAAGGATCCAGCTAGTGCCAGTGCTTCAAACTGA